The following nucleotide sequence is from Candidatus Palauibacter australiensis.
GCCGGGCGGTCGACGAACTCCTCGACGAGCTGTGGCCCAGGGGACGGATGAACGTCGTCACCGACCTCGCGGCGCCGCTCCCCGTGCGGATTATCGCCCGGCTGATGGGCGTCCCCCGCGAGGACATGGACACGCTTCGGGGGCTCGCGGACAGCATCCTCCACCTGAATCGCGGCGAACCCGACCGGCTGCGGCCCCTGACGGAGGGGATTCGCGGGATCGTGGAGTACGCCCGCCCGTTCGTCGAGGAGCGGCTCCGGAATCCCGGCGACGACCTGATTTCGGCTCTGGCGCAGGGGGAAAACGACGGCGTCTTCACGCGGCACCAGGTGCTCGTGAATACGGGGCTGATGCTGTTCGCGGGACACGAGACGACGATGAACCTGATCTGCAACGGTCTCCGCGCCTTTATCGAGCATCCCGCGCAGTGGGACAGGCTGAGAGCGGACCCGGACCGCTTCGCCCGGACGGCGACCGAGGAGTGTCTCCGCTTCGATCCGCCGGTGAAGTCCACCCAGCGCATCGTCGCGCGCGAGGCCGAACTGTGCGGGAAGACGCTGTCGCCCGGAGAGCGGATCCGCTGGATCATCGCGGCGGCGAACCGGGACCCGTCCGTGTTCGAGGACCCGGACCGGTTCGATATCGGGCGCCAGCCGAACCCGCATCTCTCCTTCGGGTCGGGGATCCACTACTGCCTCGGGGTCGCGCTCGCGCGCATGGAGGGACAGGAGGTGTTCGGCGGGCTGGCGCGCCGCTTCGAGCGCTTCGCCCTCGACACGGACGAACTGCGCTACCAGCCCAGCATCCAATTCCGCTCCATCGAATCCATGCCCGTGACATGGTGAGGGCCGCATGGTGAGGATCGCATGGTGAGGATCGCATGGTGAGGATCGAGGTCGATCACGGGCTCTGCGTCGGCAACGCGATGTGCGTGGCCACCGCGCCCGGCGTGTTCGCGCACAACGAGAACCGCCAGTCGACGGTCGTCGATGCCGAGGGCGACCCGGAAGCTCTGGTCCTCGAAGCGGCGGCGAACTGTCCCGTGAGCGCGATCCGTGTGATGGACGGAGACACCGGCCGCTCGCTGTTCCCGCCGGAGCCGGGCGCGGGAGGCGTGTGACAGGGGGATGATCCAATGACGCGAACCATGAGCGTGCCGGGCGGGGGCGGGGGCTCCGAAGCAAGGAAGCGGACGACGTTCGACCTCGTGGCGATGAAGGCGCGCGGCGAGAAGAT
It contains:
- a CDS encoding cytochrome P450 — its product is MIARPYATFARLRERDPVHWNEKFGLWVVTGYDPVVWILRHHELFSSAVIRGVQGAPYPPVLPEDAPLFDEVRTFRADQLVEQDRPAHLEQRKTVHSFFTPTAMEGWRPFVRRAVDELLDELWPRGRMNVVTDLAAPLPVRIIARLMGVPREDMDTLRGLADSILHLNRGEPDRLRPLTEGIRGIVEYARPFVEERLRNPGDDLISALAQGENDGVFTRHQVLVNTGLMLFAGHETTMNLICNGLRAFIEHPAQWDRLRADPDRFARTATEECLRFDPPVKSTQRIVAREAELCGKTLSPGERIRWIIAAANRDPSVFEDPDRFDIGRQPNPHLSFGSGIHYCLGVALARMEGQEVFGGLARRFERFALDTDELRYQPSIQFRSIESMPVTW
- a CDS encoding ferredoxin → MVRIEVDHGLCVGNAMCVATAPGVFAHNENRQSTVVDAEGDPEALVLEAAANCPVSAIRVMDGDTGRSLFPPEPGAGGV